A window from Telopea speciosissima isolate NSW1024214 ecotype Mountain lineage chromosome 8, Tspe_v1, whole genome shotgun sequence encodes these proteins:
- the LOC122638274 gene encoding uncharacterized protein LOC122638274, which produces MALIRFIITAASPPSINLLITSDYGLSSFKPNSTRRLSSPNRPSTVVNMAPKKKVNKYDRNWEKQWYGAGIFVEGTEEVEVDVFKKLEEKKVLSNVEKAGLLSKAEELGFTLSSIEKLGFFSKAEELGLLSLVEKAVSLSPSTLASLSLPLLVAALAVIVVIPDDSGVLIALQTAFAAALGVGAVGFLVMSIVLDGLQEAD; this is translated from the exons ATGGCTCTCATAAGATTCATCATAACTGCGGCATCTCCTCCTTCCATCAATTTACTAATAACCTCCGATTACGGCCTCTCttctttcaaaccaaactcCACTCGCCGTCTCTCTTCTCCCAACAGACCTTCAACCGTCGTCAACATGGCACCCAAGAAAAAG GTGAACAAATACGATCGGAACTGGGAGAAACAATGGTACGGAGCAGGGATCTTCGTGGAAGGAAccgaagaagtggaagtagatGTGTTCAAGAAGCTGGAGGAGAAGAAAGTCCTTAGCAACGTGGAGAAGGCGGGATTGTTATCTAAGGCCGAGGAATTAGGGTTCACACTCTCCTCCATTGAGAAGCTTGGTTTCTTCTCTAAAGCAGAGGAGTTGGGGTTGTTGAGTTTGGTGGAGAAGGCCGTTAGCTTGTCGCCGTCGACGTTGGCTTCGTTGTCGTTGCCTCTACTTGTAGCTGCCTTGGCCGTAATCGTTGTGATTCCCGACGATTCAGGTGTTCTAATCGCGTTGCAGACCGCCTTTGCTGCTGCGCTTGGAGTTGGTGCGGTCGGGTTCTTGGTAATGTCAATAGTTTTGGATGGACTGCAAGAGGCAGATTAG